A genomic stretch from Maniola jurtina chromosome 26, ilManJurt1.1, whole genome shotgun sequence includes:
- the LOC123878526 gene encoding aldo-keto reductase family 1 member B1-like has translation MKTLQNLNLEYLDLYLIHWPQAYKEGGELFPTDESGKIQFSDVDYVDTWKALEPLVGEGLVRSLGISNFNSKQVERLLKSATVKPVVNQVECHPYLNQKRLQEFCEARGIKLTAYSPLGSPDRPWAKPGDPQLMDDPKLKAIADRLGKTVAQVLIRYQIERGVIVIPKSVNKSRIQSNYQVLEFQLSPEDVQLIDSFDCNGRFVPMTASLGHKYHPFENEEF, from the exons ATGAAGACCCTGCAGAACCTCAACCTGGAGTATCTAGACCTTTACCTCATACATTGGCCTCAGGCATACAAG GAAGGAGGAGAGTTGTTCCCAACGGACGAGTCCGGCAAGATCCAGTTCTCGGACGTGGACTATGTGGACACCTGGAAGGCGCTGGAGCCCCTGGTGGGCGAAGGCCTGGTCAGGAGCTTAGGCATCTCCAACTTTAACTCCAAGCAAGTGGAGCGACTGCTGAAGAGTGCTACTGTCAAGCCTGTGGTCAATCAG GTGGAATGTCACCCGTACCTCAATCAGAAGCGGCTACAGGAGTTCTGTGAAGCGCGGGGAATCAAACTCACGGCCTACTCGCCGCTGGGCTCCCCCGACCGGCCCTGGGCCAAGCCCGGCGACCCGCAGCTGATGGACGACCCCAAGCTGAAGGCCATCGCTGACCGCCTGGGCAAGACTGTCGCGCAGGTGCTCATTAG GTACCAGATAGAACGTGGGGTCATAGTGATACCGAAGTCCGTGAACAAGTCCCGCATCCAGAGCAACTACCAGGTCCTCGAGTTCCAGCTGTCTCCCGAGGACGTGCAGCTCATCGACAGCTTCGACTGTAACGGACGCTTCGTGCCTATGACCGC gtcgCTGGGTCACAAATATCATCCGTTTGAGAACGAAGAATTTTAA
- the LOC123878520 gene encoding uncharacterized protein LOC123878520 produces METSVEARMPIIKDDVSIIDKLLEKVDETHEKIDKTQEKINRLQEKILIFFCADKTQDKIKKLQKKIKKTQEKIDKQQEKIKKRQEKLTKPLEKIEEPQEKIDKPSEKIKEPQEKIDKPSEKIKEPQEKIDKPSEKIEDPQEKIVKHQKEINRQQEKIGKPQHKIDKMQERIDKLHEKIKRTQEKIEKPMKKKKCEEDVKSKTCCNDKPGLRCKTRRAVVPSVSSLNQSVSYNCRNCCFMLGELCKEVHGTITGDSNEKVYEVLEELSDIILAIANDCILFIRRIGIDTSLMISKVLKRTQQYANARVSTVVKRTHQYTKMATEKVCVIIDSTQKYAANANDELRNIIRRCQKCHPENKSRNKGPKLKLYWK; encoded by the coding sequence ATGGAGACTTCAGTGGAAGCAAGGATGCCGATTATAAAAGACGATGTAAGTATAATCGATAAACTACTAGAGAAAGTCGATGAAACTCATGAGAAAATCGATAAAACGCAGGAGAAAATCAATAGACTGCAagagaaaatattaattttcttttgcgCTGATAAAACGCAGGACAAAATCAAAAAACTGCagaagaaaatcaaaaaaacgcAGGAGAAAATCGATAAACAACAGGAGAAAATCAAGAAACGACAGGAGAAATTAACTAAACCACTGGAAAAAATCGAAGAGCCACAAGAGAAAATCGATAAACCATctgagaaaatcaaagagccaCAGGAGAAAATCGATAAACCATctgagaaaatcaaagagccaCAGGAGAAAATCGATAAACCATCTGAGAAAATCGAAGATCCACAAGAGAAAATCGTTAAACATCAGAAGGAAATTAATAGACAACAGGAGAAAATTGGAAAACCGCAGCATAAAATCGATAAAATGCAGGAGAGAATCGATAAGCtacatgagaaaataaaaaGGACACAGGAGAAAATCGAAAAAccgatgaaaaagaaaaaatgcgaAGAAGATGTCAAATCCAAAACTTGCTGCAACGACAAACCAGGGTTAAGATGTAAGACACGCCGCGCGGTCGTCCCCTCAGTTTCATCACTAAACCAGTCAGTTAGTTATAACTGTCGCAATTGTTGTTTTATGCTCGGCGAACTTTGCAAAGAAGTACACGGCACAATCACAGGCGACTCAAATGAAAAGGTTTACGAAGTTTTGGAGGAATTAAGCGATATAATACTAGCTATAGCGAACGATTGCATACTTTTTATCAGAAGGATTGGAATTGACACGAGTTTAATGATTTCTAAAGTACTTAAGAGGACTCAACAGTACGCAAATGCCAGGGTCTCTACAGTTGTTAAGAGGACCCATCAATACACGAAGATGGCCACTGAAAAAGTCTGCGTAATAATTGATTCAACGCAAAAGTACGCGGCGAACGCAAACGATGAACTCAGAAATATAATAAGGCGATGTCAAAAATGTCACCCCGAAAATAAGTCCAGAAACAAAGGTCCAAAATTAAAGTTATATTGGAAATAG